The following are encoded together in the Pleurocapsa sp. FMAR1 genome:
- a CDS encoding HesB/IscA family protein, with the protein MVNISPSAVKEIQRIQLNREAKNSFLRLAVSPGGCSGWYYQLKLEHTHAPTSSQEQVLEVGKITVLVDANSWKYLGDLKLDYSEDLMGGGFRFHNPKAKNICGCGISFDITKEK; encoded by the coding sequence ATGGTTAATATTAGTCCATCCGCAGTCAAAGAAATACAGCGAATCCAACTGAATAGAGAAGCAAAGAACAGTTTTTTGCGACTAGCTGTTAGTCCAGGGGGCTGTTCTGGTTGGTATTACCAGCTAAAATTAGAGCATACTCATGCTCCCACTTCATCTCAAGAACAGGTTTTAGAAGTTGGAAAGATCACAGTATTAGTCGATGCCAATTCTTGGAAATATCTTGGAGATCTAAAGTTAGACTATTCTGAGGATCTTATGGGAGGCGGATTTAGGTTTCATAATCCCAAAGCCAAGAATATTTGTGGTTGTGGCATATCCTTTGATATCACTAAAGAAAAATAA
- a CDS encoding cupin domain-containing protein — protein MPQSTEIKSYLNKQAKAIASPQSSSGITATEIRPWGSFTTLEEGSGYKIKRIEVNPGHRLSSQMHHHRSEHWIVVSGTAKVSCGDQEMILSSNQSTYVPQCTTHRLENPGVIKLVLIEVQNGQYLGEDDIIRFSDDYARQ, from the coding sequence ATGCCTCAATCAACTGAAATTAAGTCCTACCTAAATAAGCAAGCTAAAGCGATCGCAAGTCCTCAAAGTTCATCGGGAATCACTGCCACAGAAATTCGTCCTTGGGGTTCTTTTACTACTTTAGAGGAAGGATCGGGATATAAAATTAAAAGAATAGAAGTTAATCCTGGTCATCGCTTAAGCTCACAAATGCACCATCATAGAAGTGAACATTGGATTGTCGTTTCTGGTACGGCAAAAGTTAGCTGTGGCGACCAAGAAATGATTCTAAGTAGCAATCAATCTACATATGTGCCTCAATGCACTACTCATCGATTAGAAAATCCTGGCGTAATCAAGCTAGTTTTAATCGAAGTTCAGAATGGTCAATATCTAGGCGAAGATGACATTATTCGTTTTAGTGATGATTATGCTCGTCAATAG